A DNA window from Mucilaginibacter xinganensis contains the following coding sequences:
- the cyoE gene encoding heme o synthase: MIWKDFTKLIKLRLTFLVVFSASISFLIGSKVNGEIVWGNWLILITGGFLVTAAANCFNEIIEKDLDKLMKRTMDRPIPAGRMTTGQGLVLGLFMAIFGTYLLGKLNLTTGYLSVFSILLYAFVYTPLKRKSPIAVFVGAIPGALPPLIGYVAAHPKIDEIALILFGIQFVWQFPHFWAIAWVLDDDYKLAGFRLLPSGKRNLTSAIFTFASTLLLVPVSLLPTYYGYGGYYVGGVSLICSVVFLYLAFKLLKDLQIDSARKLMYGSFFYLPIVQLMFLFDFIGKVK, translated from the coding sequence ATGATCTGGAAAGATTTCACAAAATTAATTAAGCTGAGACTCACCTTTTTGGTGGTGTTTTCTGCTTCTATATCGTTTTTAATAGGCAGCAAGGTAAATGGCGAAATTGTTTGGGGCAATTGGCTGATCCTGATTACAGGTGGTTTTTTGGTAACGGCTGCTGCTAACTGCTTTAACGAGATTATTGAAAAGGACCTTGATAAGCTAATGAAGCGTACGATGGACAGGCCGATCCCGGCGGGGCGGATGACAACGGGGCAAGGATTAGTGCTTGGTTTGTTTATGGCCATATTTGGAACTTATTTGCTGGGAAAACTTAACCTAACAACAGGTTACCTTTCGGTGTTTTCAATACTGTTATATGCCTTTGTCTATACTCCTTTAAAAAGGAAATCGCCAATCGCAGTTTTCGTAGGCGCTATACCGGGGGCATTACCACCACTAATCGGTTATGTGGCGGCACATCCTAAGATCGATGAAATAGCGTTGATACTGTTTGGCATTCAGTTTGTTTGGCAGTTTCCGCATTTTTGGGCAATAGCATGGGTGCTTGATGACGATTATAAGCTTGCAGGGTTTAGGTTGTTACCGTCCGGAAAAAGGAATTTAACCAGTGCAATATTTACTTTTGCATCTACCTTGTTATTAGTGCCTGTGAGCTTACTCCCAACCTATTATGGTTACGGTGGCTATTACGTAGGCGGGGTGTCGCTAATATGCAGTGTGGTGTTTTTATATTTGGCGTTTAAGCTTTTGAAGGATCTGCAGATAGATTCTGCAAGAAAGCTAATGTACGGCTCGTTTTTTTACTTGCCGATAGTGCAGTTAATGTTTTTATTTGATTTTATAGGAAAGGTGAAATGA
- a CDS encoding alpha/beta fold hydrolase, producing the protein MTRHIIRILLFIISFQQVSFAQGSYTPKIEPCACAFKADSSLKTRCAYLIVPENRSKPKGKTIKLPFIYVESGNPHKQKDPVLYTSGGPGASSLSSVRFAHYRQLIKNRDYIAFEQRGTTYAKPCLSCDGISEAVKNAYRKNLPLDSSIAREAKNCRKKLIADGNDLSAYNTIENAADIEDLRRALKIDSINLIGISYSGGLMLTVLRNYPQHIRSVILDSALPGFVNYEEDALFSINQSFNKVFGNCERDSTNNPLYAHLKQRFQDYFSSIDNKAFTLRYLEKGSADSISIKYRRSDMLDFLVDKLTSNAELKNVPYLVTQLIAGNQKKYMTAYFDNIFNAGKSNTLGMRYSMYCSEQIYFADQHLIDKQNEVFPYLAGYRFNDVNHPICNCWNVKPVSSIAKTPVYSNTPALLSTGDTDPYCPAFYNDVIHHYMPNSQRVLFTDKTHGPALNSRAGDVLIAQFLDHPYQPVQVDGKKITTW; encoded by the coding sequence ATGACCAGGCATATTATACGTATATTACTATTCATAATTTCCTTTCAGCAAGTATCATTTGCACAGGGAAGTTATACACCCAAAATTGAGCCCTGCGCCTGTGCATTTAAGGCGGATAGCAGCTTAAAAACCCGTTGCGCTTACTTAATAGTCCCGGAAAACAGGAGCAAACCAAAAGGCAAAACAATAAAGCTGCCTTTTATTTATGTAGAGAGCGGTAACCCCCATAAACAAAAAGACCCTGTGCTTTACACATCAGGTGGACCCGGGGCAAGCTCTTTAAGTAGTGTGCGTTTTGCACACTACCGCCAGCTTATAAAAAACAGAGATTATATTGCCTTTGAGCAGCGGGGCACCACCTATGCGAAACCATGCCTCTCATGCGACGGGATCAGCGAAGCGGTAAAAAATGCTTATCGCAAAAACCTGCCTTTGGACAGCTCAATTGCCCGGGAAGCGAAAAACTGCCGTAAAAAATTGATTGCGGACGGTAACGATCTTTCTGCCTATAATACCATTGAAAATGCGGCTGATATTGAAGATTTGCGCCGTGCCTTAAAAATTGATTCTATAAATTTAATAGGAATCTCCTACAGTGGTGGGCTGATGCTTACCGTACTGCGTAATTACCCGCAGCATATCCGCTCCGTTATCCTTGATTCGGCGCTGCCGGGTTTTGTGAACTACGAAGAAGATGCCTTGTTCAGCATTAACCAATCTTTTAATAAGGTGTTTGGTAATTGTGAACGGGACTCCACCAATAATCCGTTGTACGCTCATTTAAAACAACGTTTCCAGGATTACTTTTCATCTATAGACAACAAGGCGTTTACTTTAAGATATTTAGAAAAGGGCAGTGCCGATAGCATCAGCATAAAATACAGGCGTAGTGATATGCTCGATTTTTTGGTGGATAAACTAACCAGCAACGCGGAATTAAAAAATGTACCTTACCTGGTTACCCAGCTTATTGCAGGCAATCAGAAAAAGTACATGACGGCTTATTTCGATAATATTTTTAATGCCGGTAAAAGTAATACTCTTGGCATGCGCTATTCCATGTATTGTTCCGAACAAATCTATTTTGCAGATCAACATTTGATAGATAAGCAAAATGAGGTTTTCCCCTATCTTGCAGGATATCGCTTTAATGATGTTAACCACCCGATATGTAATTGCTGGAATGTGAAACCGGTTAGCAGTATTGCCAAAACGCCCGTATATTCAAACACCCCGGCTTTATTGTCGACAGGGGATACCGATCCATACTGCCCTGCTTTTTATAATGATGTTATTCATCATTATATGCCCAACAGTCAACGGGTGTTGTTTACAGATAAAACGCATGGCCCTGCATTAAATTCGAGGGCTGGAGATGTTTTGATAGCCCAATTTCTTGACCATCCCTATCAGCCGGTGCAGGTTGACGGAAAGAAAATAACTACGTGGTAA
- a CDS encoding SCO family protein, producing the protein MKKAGILKKITILVLVLVVPGFLYYLLTAHGKNRYKPLAVFGPKQVAKTFHQVKGKNVADTIYHTLTDFNLTDQNGNAVSLKTLNNKILVINFFYTGCPSVCGLMNRNVNVIDSFYTRNKMVYFLSVTVDPKHDDVTALKKYADGFKDLSKKRLFLTGDTATIYNLARQGLLVNALQTGPDEFVYSDKLILVDRDRRIRGYYTGASTLEAERLNDEIKVLIADELRKNDTPLY; encoded by the coding sequence ATGAAGAAAGCCGGCATATTAAAAAAGATTACGATCCTGGTACTAGTTTTAGTTGTACCAGGATTTTTATATTATTTACTAACCGCTCATGGTAAAAACAGGTACAAACCATTAGCTGTTTTCGGCCCTAAACAGGTCGCCAAAACCTTTCATCAGGTTAAGGGAAAGAATGTTGCAGATACCATCTACCATACCCTTACTGACTTTAACTTAACTGACCAGAACGGCAACGCGGTATCGCTTAAAACATTAAATAATAAAATACTGGTCATAAACTTTTTTTATACCGGTTGTCCGTCTGTTTGCGGCCTTATGAACAGGAACGTTAATGTGATTGATTCATTTTATACCCGTAACAAAATGGTTTATTTTCTGTCGGTTACGGTTGACCCGAAACATGACGACGTTACGGCTTTAAAGAAATACGCGGACGGATTTAAAGATCTTTCAAAAAAACGGTTGTTTTTAACCGGCGACACCGCCACTATATATAACCTGGCGCGCCAGGGTCTTTTGGTTAATGCGCTTCAAACCGGTCCTGATGAATTTGTTTACAGCGATAAACTTATCCTGGTTGATCGTGACAGGCGAATAAGGGGATATTATACCGGCGCATCCACGTTGGAGGCTGAGCGTTTAAATGATGAAATTAAAGTATTGATTGCTGACGAGTTGCGGAAAAACGATACGCCATTGTATTGA
- a CDS encoding YybH family protein, which translates to MKKIILSSLLFLASCIILHAQDQQGILKVLETQRIAWNKGDIDGYMQGYWKSDSLLFVGKSAPAYGWQTTLDHYKKGYPDKAAMGFLTFDILQVKVLDPANAFVLGGWHLKREKDAPGGYFTLWFKKIDGEWKIVCDHTS; encoded by the coding sequence ATGAAAAAAATCATCCTCTCCTCCCTCCTGTTCCTGGCATCCTGTATTATTCTCCATGCCCAGGATCAGCAGGGCATTTTAAAAGTGCTGGAAACCCAGCGGATAGCCTGGAACAAAGGTGATATTGATGGTTACATGCAGGGATACTGGAAATCAGATTCTTTACTGTTTGTGGGAAAAAGCGCTCCCGCCTATGGCTGGCAAACCACGCTTGATCATTACAAAAAAGGATACCCTGATAAAGCTGCAATGGGCTTCCTTACCTTTGATATTCTACAGGTTAAGGTGCTTGACCCCGCCAACGCATTTGTATTAGGCGGCTGGCATTTAAAACGCGAAAAAGACGCGCCTGGCGGTTATTTCACACTTTGGTTTAAAAAGATTGATGGTGAATGGAAAATAGTTTGCGACCATACGAGTTAG
- a CDS encoding DUF420 domain-containing protein, whose protein sequence is MTDKFIFRFVAAVSIFVFVVVVILNRKILPVPGDTPAFTMYLPMLNAVLNGTCSILLLVSLYFIRQRNITMHKRINILAFCLSSLFLVSYIAFHYLMKKETVFGDLDGDGILSDAERSAVGSLRPIYLTILISHIILAAGVLPLILLSFYRGLQMQVEKHKKLVRWTFPIWLYVTVTGVIVYLMVYPYYHF, encoded by the coding sequence ATGACAGATAAATTTATATTCCGTTTTGTAGCAGCTGTATCCATATTCGTATTTGTCGTTGTCGTTATCCTCAACCGGAAGATTCTGCCAGTACCAGGCGATACACCTGCCTTCACTATGTACCTGCCCATGCTTAATGCTGTTTTAAATGGCACTTGCAGCATACTTTTGCTTGTATCGTTATACTTCATCAGGCAGCGCAATATTACCATGCATAAACGCATCAACATTTTGGCGTTTTGCCTGTCGTCACTTTTCCTGGTTTCGTACATCGCATTCCATTACCTGATGAAAAAAGAAACAGTATTTGGTGACCTGGATGGTGACGGTATTTTATCTGACGCTGAACGCAGCGCGGTTGGATCACTTCGCCCAATTTATCTTACCATCTTAATCTCGCACATCATACTTGCTGCCGGCGTATTGCCATTGATTTTGCTGAGTTTTTATCGCGGTCTGCAAATGCAAGTGGAAAAACATAAAAAACTGGTGCGGTGGACATTTCCCATTTGGCTGTATGTAACTGTTACGGGAGTTATTGTTTATTTGATGGTTTATCCTTATTATCATTTTTAA
- a CDS encoding alpha/beta hydrolase-fold protein — MKSFITFIFFIVCVPTFSQKRDNRITIGTVDTVYSKILGEKRTLMIHIPQGNKEERYPVLYLLDGEEHFYSAAGIVQQMAGVMPDMIIVGIVNTVRNRDLTPTHVTDSKISGGGENFLKFIEDELIPYVNAHYPAAPYRILSGHSLGGLTVVNTLLNHTKLFNAYIAIEPSLWWDNKKLLKQAQRQLAVIDLSKRTLFVAVANNMPPGVDTISVMKDTLNSNTQLTRSVLPFVKALKDTKPKSLRWSYKFYPNERHGTIELNAEYDALRYLFNYYAFRSSQFDGHPELNADSVLISHFKMLSDNLGYTLIPAESLVNSVAYHCWELNQPKEALLLFKRNVENHPQSANAFDSLGDFYSGTGDKQKAIEAYTRSLSLQETVDTRRKLEEVKAKK; from the coding sequence ATGAAATCATTTATAACGTTTATATTTTTCATCGTTTGTGTACCTACATTTTCCCAAAAAAGAGATAACCGGATAACAATTGGCACCGTTGATACTGTTTATTCAAAAATCCTGGGTGAAAAGCGGACGTTGATGATACATATACCACAGGGTAATAAGGAAGAGCGTTACCCGGTTTTGTATCTGCTGGATGGGGAGGAGCATTTTTATTCCGCTGCGGGTATTGTTCAGCAAATGGCAGGCGTAATGCCTGACATGATAATTGTTGGCATTGTCAATACAGTCCGCAATCGTGACCTTACACCAACGCATGTAACTGATTCAAAAATTTCTGGTGGGGGAGAAAACTTTTTGAAGTTTATTGAAGATGAATTAATTCCTTATGTGAACGCGCATTATCCTGCGGCCCCATACCGGATTTTAAGCGGGCACTCCCTAGGGGGCTTAACAGTTGTAAATACCCTGCTTAATCACACCAAATTGTTTAACGCGTATATAGCGATTGAGCCAAGCCTATGGTGGGATAATAAAAAGCTATTGAAACAGGCGCAACGCCAGTTAGCTGTTATTGACCTTTCAAAAAGAACGTTGTTCGTAGCCGTTGCCAATAATATGCCGCCGGGTGTTGATACCATTAGTGTAATGAAAGATACCCTTAACAGCAATACACAGTTAACCCGCTCGGTATTGCCATTTGTTAAAGCTTTAAAAGATACTAAACCAAAAAGCCTGCGCTGGAGTTACAAGTTTTATCCTAATGAACGCCACGGCACCATTGAACTAAATGCAGAATACGATGCTTTGCGCTACCTGTTTAACTATTACGCTTTCAGGAGCAGTCAATTTGACGGGCATCCCGAATTGAATGCAGACTCAGTACTTATATCTCATTTTAAAATGCTTTCAGATAATCTTGGTTACACACTTATCCCCGCCGAATCATTGGTGAATAGTGTGGCCTATCATTGCTGGGAGCTTAATCAACCCAAAGAAGCCTTATTGCTTTTTAAACGAAATGTAGAAAATCATCCGCAAAGCGCTAATGCATTTGACAGTCTTGGCGATTTTTATAGCGGAACCGGGGACAAACAAAAAGCAATTGAAGCCTATACCCGTTCGTTAAGTTTGCAGGAAACGGTGGATACGCGAAGAAAGCTGGAGGAAGTAAAGGCGAAGAAGTAA
- a CDS encoding COX15/CtaA family protein: protein MKTSTSKIRFQKVNLATIILLFILILAGGVVRSTGSGMGCPDWPKCFGRYIPPTSSSELPKDYKQKYVAGRLAKNQRFAKTLDVFGYSDLARRIREDKSILVPEEFNAAKTWTEYINRLIGAASGLFLLATAVLAFSYRSESKLIPVLSIFNVILVGFQAWLGSIVVSTNLVAWVVTLHMLLALAIIGISIITYHLARVYGRPKLNVNQVTHVVTLFALLISTVQIAFGSEVREKIDAVAGHFQGGYRDDWITNAGVIFTQHRDIAILVLVINVALYALIRRTFSRHSLQQQIMSFVFLMLMLQMVTGILLSYWALPPFAQAAHVLLATLVFSAQFYLMLNLYRSVKGGGNS, encoded by the coding sequence ATGAAGACATCCACGTCGAAAATCCGGTTTCAAAAAGTCAATTTAGCCACAATTATTCTGTTGTTTATACTGATACTTGCAGGTGGAGTTGTGCGTAGTACCGGGTCGGGTATGGGATGTCCTGACTGGCCTAAATGCTTTGGTCGATATATTCCGCCAACGAGCAGTTCAGAATTACCAAAAGACTACAAACAGAAATACGTTGCTGGTCGTTTAGCTAAAAATCAACGCTTTGCCAAAACATTGGATGTTTTTGGTTACAGTGATCTTGCCCGCAGAATTCGCGAAGATAAATCGATATTGGTGCCTGAAGAATTTAATGCAGCAAAGACCTGGACCGAATATATCAACAGGCTGATTGGTGCAGCTTCAGGGCTTTTTTTGTTGGCTACTGCGGTTTTAGCGTTCAGCTATCGCAGCGAAAGTAAACTGATCCCCGTTTTAAGTATATTTAATGTGATCCTGGTAGGTTTCCAGGCATGGCTGGGTTCAATAGTGGTATCAACTAATCTGGTCGCATGGGTTGTTACACTGCACATGCTGCTTGCTTTGGCCATAATAGGCATCAGCATAATAACTTATCACCTTGCCCGCGTTTACGGCAGGCCAAAGCTTAATGTTAACCAGGTAACGCATGTGGTTACTTTATTTGCTTTGTTAATAAGCACCGTACAAATTGCGTTTGGCAGTGAGGTTAGAGAAAAAATTGACGCGGTGGCGGGGCATTTTCAGGGTGGTTACCGCGACGACTGGATTACCAATGCAGGCGTTATTTTTACGCAACACAGGGATATTGCTATACTTGTTTTGGTTATTAACGTTGCGCTATATGCTTTGATCCGCAGGACATTTAGCCGCCATTCATTACAACAGCAGATCATGAGTTTTGTATTTTTAATGTTGATGCTGCAAATGGTGACAGGAATATTATTATCTTATTGGGCGCTACCGCCATTTGCACAGGCCGCGCATGTATTGTTGGCAACGTTAGTGTTTAGCGCGCAATTTTACCTGATGCTGAATTTGTACAGGTCGGTTAAGGGAGGGGGGAATTCATGA
- a CDS encoding cytochrome C oxidase subunit IV family protein produces MSSETTHIHAAGAEHEEHESMTKGKIWYVFFILLGITCVEFFIALWLAPHFQIASHWVNPAYIILTLFKAYFIVAYFMHLKFEKVGLALAIIIPILFIIGLILVLTNESHYWIDLRV; encoded by the coding sequence ATGTCATCAGAAACTACACATATTCATGCAGCCGGCGCTGAGCACGAAGAGCATGAATCAATGACCAAGGGGAAAATATGGTATGTATTTTTCATTTTATTAGGTATAACTTGCGTTGAATTTTTTATAGCGTTGTGGTTGGCACCTCATTTTCAAATCGCTTCGCATTGGGTAAATCCTGCGTACATTATTTTAACGTTATTTAAAGCATATTTCATTGTAGCTTACTTTATGCACCTGAAGTTTGAAAAGGTAGGTTTAGCATTAGCTATTATTATACCTATACTTTTTATAATTGGTTTAATATTGGTACTTACAAACGAGAGCCATTATTGGATTGACCTTAGGGTGTAA
- a CDS encoding carbohydrate kinase family protein: protein MKNILCFGEILWDTFGDEKIAGGAPMNVARHLVQQHMDVLFASRVGKDVSGEGLVTFLKANGLFSELIQQDEKLPTCEVTVQLDKDGVATYIIPEPVSWDNIQTETSLTKAAGQAAAIVYGSLACREETTKDTLLNLLQETTALKVFDVNLRAPHYTLSTIETLVAGADVIKMNEDEAALLIGGSNSHIKEKIIEFQKKYHPKTICVTRGEHGAIAWHDYEFYEHPGCPVSVVDTVGAGDAFLAAFVSGLLKNEPMQGLIEKACRVGAFVAGKRGANPVYDESLVI, encoded by the coding sequence ATGAAGAATATACTCTGTTTCGGCGAAATATTATGGGATACCTTTGGCGATGAAAAAATAGCCGGTGGTGCCCCAATGAATGTTGCCCGCCATTTAGTGCAGCAGCACATGGATGTTTTGTTTGCCAGCCGGGTTGGCAAGGATGTATCGGGCGAGGGCCTTGTAACGTTTTTAAAGGCAAACGGCTTATTCAGCGAACTGATTCAGCAGGACGAAAAGCTACCGACTTGCGAAGTTACCGTTCAGTTGGACAAGGATGGGGTTGCAACTTACATTATCCCTGAACCGGTATCTTGGGATAATATCCAAACGGAAACATCACTTACCAAAGCCGCCGGGCAGGCAGCTGCAATTGTATATGGCAGCCTGGCCTGTCGCGAAGAAACAACAAAGGACACCCTGTTGAATTTACTACAGGAAACTACCGCCTTAAAGGTATTTGATGTAAACCTGCGTGCCCCGCATTATACTTTATCAACTATTGAGACACTGGTTGCCGGAGCCGACGTAATAAAGATGAATGAGGACGAAGCAGCATTATTAATTGGCGGGAGCAATAGCCATATAAAAGAAAAAATTATTGAGTTCCAGAAAAAGTATCACCCTAAAACCATCTGTGTTACACGTGGCGAACATGGCGCAATCGCCTGGCACGACTATGAGTTTTATGAACACCCGGGCTGCCCTGTATCGGTAGTTGATACCGTTGGTGCTGGCGATGCCTTCCTGGCGGCGTTTGTTTCGGGCTTGTTAAAGAATGAACCCATGCAGGGATTGATTGAAAAAGCATGCCGCGTTGGTGCTTTTGTGGCCGGAAAAAGAGGGGCAAACCCTGTTTATGATGAGAGTTTGGTAATCTGA
- a CDS encoding cytochrome c oxidase subunit 3 has product MMAQIQQEDKLNLGAKKFSMWIFVFVSFMLFAAFSSGFIVYSGGKGHGLNVQMPQAFLYSTLVIMLSSVTMFIASRSAKQLKFGKQQLYLWITVFLGMAFFALQIYACYVLTYKMQIYFTDPNASRSFVFVFCGIHLLHVFAGLLVLINALIATYRNIPQVKNIFKMEMASIFWHFLDIIWIYLYVFLLLNQN; this is encoded by the coding sequence ATGATGGCTCAGATACAACAAGAAGATAAATTAAACCTGGGAGCTAAAAAGTTCTCCATGTGGATATTTGTGTTTGTTTCCTTTATGCTTTTTGCGGCTTTTAGCAGCGGCTTTATAGTTTACAGCGGCGGAAAAGGACACGGGTTGAATGTACAAATGCCACAGGCATTTTTGTACAGCACTTTAGTTATTATGCTCAGCAGCGTAACAATGTTTATAGCATCAAGATCGGCTAAGCAGCTTAAGTTTGGTAAGCAGCAACTTTATTTATGGATCACTGTTTTTTTAGGCATGGCTTTTTTTGCCTTACAAATTTATGCGTGTTATGTGTTGACCTATAAAATGCAGATCTATTTTACAGATCCGAATGCTTCAAGGTCATTTGTTTTTGTATTTTGCGGGATACACTTACTACACGTTTTTGCCGGTTTGTTGGTGCTAATTAATGCTTTAATAGCCACTTACCGTAACATACCGCAGGTAAAGAATATATTCAAGATGGAGATGGCATCTATTTTTTGGCATTTTCTCGATATTATATGGATTTATCTGTATGTTTTTTTACTTTTGAACCAAAATTAA
- a CDS encoding cytochrome c oxidase subunit 3: protein MSTAVTQQVDEVKSTPWSGGRSPFNVEYGKMMMWFFLLSDAFTFSSLLIAYGALRFSAPTWPSPSLVFQSIPGTSVEHGAPLVFVGLMTFILIMSSVTMVLAVEAGHRNSKKEVIWWMIGTIIGGLMFLGCQALEWNHLHSEGFWWSAIPNKETLEEFFAKGIPLAQQQMSSHQFANLFFTITGFHGFHVFSGVVINIIITINVLLGTYERRGSYLMVEKVGLYWHFVDLVWVFVFTFFYLV, encoded by the coding sequence ATGAGTACAGCAGTAACACAACAAGTTGATGAGGTAAAATCAACACCATGGTCAGGAGGCAGATCGCCTTTTAACGTAGAGTATGGTAAAATGATGATGTGGTTTTTCCTCCTTTCGGATGCGTTTACCTTTTCGTCATTACTGATCGCTTATGGCGCTTTACGCTTTAGTGCACCAACCTGGCCGTCACCATCTTTAGTATTCCAGTCAATTCCCGGCACATCTGTTGAACACGGTGCTCCTTTGGTATTTGTAGGTTTAATGACCTTTATTCTCATCATGAGTTCTGTTACAATGGTGTTAGCCGTTGAGGCCGGCCACCGTAACTCGAAGAAAGAAGTGATCTGGTGGATGATAGGAACCATTATTGGTGGTTTAATGTTCCTGGGATGTCAGGCTTTGGAGTGGAATCACCTGCACAGTGAAGGCTTTTGGTGGTCTGCTATTCCTAATAAAGAGACATTAGAAGAATTTTTTGCTAAGGGGATCCCGCTGGCGCAGCAGCAGATGTCATCGCATCAGTTTGCAAACCTGTTCTTTACCATTACCGGTTTCCACGGTTTCCACGTATTTTCAGGAGTTGTAATCAATATTATAATTACTATTAACGTGTTATTAGGCACTTACGAAAGACGCGGCAGCTATTTAATGGTTGAAAAAGTTGGCCTTTACTGGCACTTTGTGGATTTGGTGTGGGTGTTTGTATTTACGTTCTTCTATTTAGTTTGA
- a CDS encoding RNA polymerase sigma factor — MQRKEEFVKIIKENAGLIYKVTRVYTDSREDRQDLYQEIVYQLWKSFESFRSESKVSTWMYRIALNTAIAHLNKEKKKGSYTPIDELLLNKPDLNDTLKEEQIEILYTQIRRLDKIEKGIILLYLDGKTYDEIAGITGFSTTNIGTRLGRIKQKLIAQIN, encoded by the coding sequence ATGCAGCGTAAAGAAGAGTTTGTAAAAATTATAAAAGAAAATGCCGGGCTTATTTATAAGGTTACCAGGGTATATACCGATAGCAGGGAAGATAGGCAGGACCTTTACCAGGAGATTGTTTACCAGCTTTGGAAATCCTTCGAATCATTTAGGAGTGAATCAAAAGTTAGTACATGGATGTATCGCATCGCATTAAATACGGCTATAGCTCATCTAAATAAGGAAAAAAAGAAAGGAAGTTATACGCCGATAGATGAATTACTCCTTAATAAGCCAGACTTAAATGATACGCTAAAAGAGGAGCAGATCGAAATTTTATATACGCAGATAAGGCGATTGGATAAGATTGAAAAGGGAATTATACTGCTGTATCTGGATGGGAAAACATATGATGAAATAGCAGGCATAACCGGCTTTAGCACCACCAATATTGGTACCCGGCTAGGGCGGATTAAACAAAAACTAATAGCTCAAATTAATTAA
- a CDS encoding helix-turn-helix domain-containing protein, with amino-acid sequence MVEIFNNIRKVHRFIEPCDELADHIEFFSESTPPFPLDSFDQKEVPQFKSVKMFPSYTPTFWINLGTPYYLTVANKQYLIKETDDILVLRDTSVEKFKQPTDHIFTVKFLPGGLEAILGINQLSLIGQVINLNTILPPAFLQKIKQPLCFEERMAMMQHFLLARFKNKSKDHYLQFVHDCIENYDSADMQLNTSEMAEKMFVTSKTINRYFNKVVGTSPKNYFTILRTRTALTAYVNQKGLFTPFDFGYYDMSHFYKDVVKFTGQKLTANSIK; translated from the coding sequence ATGGTCGAGATTTTTAACAATATCCGTAAAGTACACCGGTTTATAGAACCGTGTGATGAGCTTGCCGATCATATTGAATTTTTCTCAGAATCAACCCCTCCCTTTCCTTTGGATAGTTTTGACCAGAAAGAGGTTCCGCAGTTTAAAAGCGTAAAAATGTTTCCCAGCTATACGCCTACCTTCTGGATAAACCTCGGTACTCCCTATTACTTAACGGTAGCCAATAAACAGTATCTGATAAAAGAAACAGATGATATTTTAGTGTTAAGGGACACCAGCGTTGAAAAATTCAAACAACCTACTGATCATATATTCACTGTTAAATTTCTGCCAGGCGGACTTGAAGCGATTTTAGGGATAAACCAGTTGAGCCTTATCGGGCAGGTTATTAACCTGAATACTATATTACCACCTGCGTTCCTCCAAAAAATCAAACAGCCGCTGTGTTTTGAGGAGCGGATGGCCATGATGCAGCATTTTCTTTTAGCCCGCTTTAAAAATAAAAGCAAGGATCATTACCTGCAGTTTGTACACGATTGCATTGAAAATTATGATTCGGCCGATATGCAGCTCAACACTTCTGAAATGGCAGAAAAGATGTTTGTAACCTCAAAAACCATTAACCGTTATTTTAATAAGGTGGTAGGCACGTCTCCCAAAAACTATTTCACCATTTTGCGCACACGTACCGCTTTAACCGCATACGTAAATCAAAAAGGACTTTTTACACCTTTTGACTTTGGGTATTATGATATGAGCCATTTTTATAAAGACGTGGTAAAGTTTACCGGGCAAAAGCTTACCGCTAACAGCATAAAATAA